A window from Ictalurus punctatus breed USDA103 unplaced genomic scaffold, Coco_2.0 Super-Scaffold_100046, whole genome shotgun sequence encodes these proteins:
- the LOC128630020 gene encoding histone H2A-like — protein sequence MSGRGKTGGKARAKAKSRSSRAGLQFPVGRVHRLLRKGNYAERVGAGAPVYLAAVLEYLTAEILELAGNAARDNKKTRIIPRHLQLAVRNDEELNKLLGGVTIAQGGVLPNIQAVLLPKKTEKAVKTK from the coding sequence ATGagtggcagaggaaaaaccggcgGAAAAGCTAGAGCTAAGGCCAAGTCTCGTTCATCCAgggctggacttcagttccccgtGGGACGTGTGCACAGGCTTCTGCGTAAAGGCAACTATGCCGAGCGCGTCGGTGCCGGCGCTCCGGTCTACCTGGCCGCAGTGTTGGAGTATCTGACCGCTGAGATCCTGGAGTTGGCCGGTAATGCCGCCCGTGATAACAAGAAGACTCGTATCATTCCCCGCCACTTGCAGCTCGCCGTGCGTAACGACGAGGAGCTGAACAAACTGCTCGGCGGAGTGACCATCGCTCAAGGTGGTGTGCTGCCCAACATTCAGGCTGTGCTTCTGCCTAAAAAGACCGAGAAGGCCGTTAAGACCAAGTAA
- the LOC128630007 gene encoding histone H3 gives MARTKQTARKSTGGKAPRKQLATKAARKSAPATGGVKKPHRYRPGTVALREIRRYQKSTELLIRKLPFQRLVREIAQDFKTDLRFQSSAVMALQEASEAYLVGLFEDTNLCAIHAKRVTIMPKDIQLARRIRGERA, from the coding sequence AtggcaagaaccaagcagaccgCCCGTAAGTCCACCGGTGGCAAGGCGCCAAGGAAGCAGCTCGCCACTAAGGCTGCCCGCAAGAGTGCGCCGGCTACCGGCGGCGTGAAGAAGCCTCATCGTTACAGGCCTGGCACTGTGGCTCTGAGAGAGATCCGCCGTTATCAGAAGTCTACTGAGCTGCTCATCCGCAAGCTGCCCTTCCAGCGCCTGGTGAGAGAAATCGCTCAGGACTTCAAGACCGACTTGCGTTTCCAGAGCTCGGCCGTCATGGCTCTGCAGGAGGCAAGCGAGGCATACCTGGTCGGTCTGTTCGAGGACACCAACCTGTGCGCTATCCACGCCAAaagagtgaccatcatgcccaaggatattcagctggcccgccgtattcgcggagaacgcgcttaa
- the LOC128629998 gene encoding histone H1-like gives MAEVAPAPAAAPAKAPKKKAASRAKKAGPSVGELIVKAVSSSKERSGVSLAALKKALAAGGYDVEKNNSRVKIAVKGLVTKGTLVQTKGTGASGSFKLNKKQTEAKKPVKKAAPKAKKPAAAKKPKKVAAKKPAATAKKSPKKAKKPTAAAKKATKSPKKAKKPATPKKVAKSPKKAKAVKPKTKKPKAAKAKKAAPKKK, from the coding sequence ATGGCAGAAGTCGCACCCGCTCCCGCCGCCGCGCCGGCCAAAGCGCCCAAGAAGAAAGCAGCTTCGAGAGCAAAAAAAGCCGGCCCTAGCGTCGGCGAGCTGATCGTCAAAGCCGTTTCCTCGTCTAAGGAGAGGAGCGGCGTGTCTCTCGCTGCTCTGAAGAAAGCGCTGGCTGCCGGCGGATACGATGTGGAGAAGAACAACTCCCGCGTCAAGATCGCCGTTAAGGGTCTCGTGACTAAAGGCActctggtgcagaccaaagggaCCGGCGCGTCTGGCTCTTTCAAGCTGAACAAGAAGCAGACCGAAGCCAAGAAGCCCGTGAAGAAAGCCGCGCCCAAAGCGAAAAAGCCCGCCGCGGCTAAGAAGCCCAAGAAGGTAGCGGCCAAGAAACCCGCCGCCACGGCCAAGAAGTCTCCTAAGAAGGCGAAGAAGCCCACAGCCGCCGCAAAGAAAGCCACCAAGAGCCCGAAGAAGGCGAAAAAGCCCGCGACCCCTAAAAAGGTAGCCAAGAGCCCCAAGAAAGCGAAAGCTGTCAAGCCCAAGACCAAAAAGCCTAAAGCGGCAAAGGCGAAGAAGGCAGCACccaaaaagaagtaa